One segment of Fuscovulum ytuae DNA contains the following:
- a CDS encoding cytochrome ubiquinol oxidase subunit I gives MDTLLLSRIQFAANISFHILFPTITIALGWVLLFFKLRFNRTGERKWMDLYLFWVKVFALSFALGVVSGITMSFQFGTNWPGFMETVGNVAGPLLAYEVLTAFFLEAVFLGIMLFGASRVPGWLHTLATFLVAFGTTMSAFWILVLNSWMHTPVGHELRDGIVYAVDWGAIIFNPSMPYRLSHMLLASGLTVAFLIAGLSAYRWLRGDRAPEVATGLRFGVILGAVLIPIQILAGDMHGLNTLEHQPAKVAAMEGNWETQSHVPLLLFALPDEAARENAMEIGIPSMASVILKHDPAGVVPGLNDFVAEDGTVLHPPVAPVFWSFRIMVGIGMLMLVASWAGAWMLWRRGVEGMPKPYLWGLTGMTFAGWGATLAGWYTTEIGRQPWLVQGVLTVEQAVGDIASGMVLSTLLAYVAVYLALLAAYVGVIFHLARKGGRYDAPVASPGMQPAE, from the coding sequence ATGGATACGCTTTTGCTGTCCCGCATCCAGTTTGCGGCGAATATTTCCTTCCACATCCTGTTTCCCACGATCACCATCGCGCTGGGATGGGTCCTTCTGTTTTTCAAGCTGCGCTTCAACCGGACGGGGGAGCGGAAGTGGATGGACCTTTACCTGTTCTGGGTGAAGGTCTTTGCGCTGTCTTTCGCGCTGGGCGTGGTGTCGGGGATCACCATGTCTTTCCAGTTCGGCACGAATTGGCCGGGCTTTATGGAGACGGTGGGGAATGTGGCGGGGCCGCTGCTTGCCTATGAGGTGCTGACAGCCTTTTTCCTTGAGGCGGTCTTTCTTGGGATCATGCTGTTCGGGGCAAGCCGGGTGCCGGGGTGGTTGCATACGCTGGCGACCTTTCTTGTGGCCTTTGGCACGACGATGAGCGCCTTCTGGATTCTGGTCCTGAACAGCTGGATGCACACGCCCGTGGGGCATGAGCTGCGGGATGGCATTGTCTATGCGGTGGATTGGGGGGCGATCATCTTCAATCCGTCGATGCCTTACCGTCTGTCGCATATGCTGCTTGCGAGCGGGTTGACGGTGGCCTTTCTGATTGCGGGGCTGTCGGCCTATCGGTGGTTGCGGGGGGATCGTGCGCCCGAAGTGGCGACGGGGCTGCGGTTTGGTGTGATCCTTGGCGCGGTGCTGATCCCGATCCAGATCCTTGCGGGTGACATGCATGGTCTGAACACGCTGGAGCATCAGCCGGCCAAGGTGGCGGCGATGGAGGGGAATTGGGAGACGCAATCCCATGTGCCGCTGCTGCTGTTCGCCCTGCCGGATGAGGCGGCGCGGGAAAATGCGATGGAGATCGGCATCCCGTCGATGGCGTCTGTCATCCTGAAGCATGACCCTGCGGGCGTGGTGCCGGGGTTGAATGATTTCGTGGCGGAGGATGGCACGGTGCTGCATCCGCCGGTGGCGCCTGTCTTCTGGTCCTTCCGCATCATGGTCGGGATCGGGATGCTCATGCTGGTGGCAAGCTGGGCCGGGGCGTGGATGCTGTGGCGGCGCGGGGTGGAGGGAATGCCGAAGCCTTACCTCTGGGGTCTGACGGGGATGACCTTTGCCGGATGGGGCGCCACCTTGGCGGGTTGGTACACGACCGAGATCGGGCGGCAACCGTGGCTGGTGCAAGGCGTGCTGACGGTAGAGCAGGCGGTGGGCGATATCGCGTCCGGTATGGTTCTGTCGACGTTGCTTGCCTATGTGGCGGTCTATCTGGCGCTGCTGGCGGCCTATGTTGGCGTGATCTTCCATCTGGCGCGGAAGGGCGGGCGCTATGATGCGCCCGTTGCTTCGCCCGGCATGCAACCGGCGGAGTGA
- the moaA gene encoding GTP 3',8-cyclase MoaA: MTARAAPLIDPFARPISYLRVSVTDRCDFRCTYCMAENMTFLPKAELLTLEELDRLCSAFVRLGVEKLRITGGEPLVRKGIMTFFRAMSRHLESGALRELTLTTNGSQLAKYAGELAECGVRRINVSLDTLDMAKFSAITRWGRLGQVLDGIAAAKAAGLRVKINAVALKGFNEEEQFSLTEWCAAEGHDLTWIEVMPMGDLGGEDRLGQYWSLKDVRARYGERFTVTDLAERTGGPARYVRLEETGQKVGFITPLTHNFCESCNRVRLTCTGELYMCLGQEDMADLRAPLRASAEDGLVEEAIRAAIARKPKGHDFDYSRQTVSGQVSRHMSHTGG, translated from the coding sequence ATGACTGCGCGCGCTGCCCCCCTGATTGATCCTTTTGCCCGGCCGATTTCCTATTTGCGGGTATCGGTGACGGATCGCTGCGATTTCCGCTGCACCTATTGCATGGCGGAAAACATGACATTCCTGCCCAAGGCGGAACTTCTGACTTTGGAGGAGCTGGACCGGCTTTGTTCGGCCTTTGTCCGGCTGGGGGTGGAGAAGCTGCGCATCACCGGGGGGGAGCCTTTGGTGCGCAAGGGCATCATGACCTTTTTCCGGGCCATGTCGCGCCATCTGGAAAGTGGCGCCTTGCGGGAATTGACGCTGACCACCAACGGGTCGCAGCTTGCGAAATATGCGGGCGAATTGGCCGAATGCGGTGTGCGGCGGATCAATGTGTCGCTGGATACCCTTGATATGGCGAAGTTTTCCGCGATCACGCGCTGGGGTCGGCTGGGGCAGGTTCTAGACGGGATCGCCGCCGCCAAGGCGGCGGGGTTGCGGGTGAAGATCAATGCCGTGGCGCTGAAAGGGTTCAATGAGGAGGAGCAATTCTCGCTGACCGAATGGTGCGCGGCCGAGGGGCATGACCTGACCTGGATCGAGGTGATGCCGATGGGCGATCTGGGCGGTGAGGATCGGCTGGGGCAATATTGGAGCCTCAAGGATGTGCGCGCGCGCTATGGTGAGCGGTTCACCGTGACCGATCTTGCGGAGCGGACGGGGGGACCTGCGCGCTATGTCCGGCTGGAGGAGACGGGGCAGAAGGTGGGGTTCATCACGCCCCTGACCCATAACTTCTGCGAAAGCTGCAACCGGGTGCGGCTGACCTGCACGGGTGAGCTTTATATGTGCCTTGGGCAGGAGGATATGGCCGATCTGCGCGCGCCCTTGCGGGCGAGTGCCGAGGACGGGCTGGTGGAAGAGGCGATCCGGGCGGCGATTGCCAGAAAGCCCAAGGGCCATGATTTCGACTATTCGCGCCAGACCGTGAGCGGGCAGGTGTCGCGGCATATGAGCCATACGGGCGGCTGA